In one window of Candidatus Neomarinimicrobiota bacterium DNA:
- a CDS encoding ATP-binding cassette domain-containing protein, with protein MTPVIQIEGLSKTYRRRGKPAIKAVDDLSLSVDGGQIFGFLGPNGAGKTTTIKMICGLVTADAGGVWVNGHDVVSERSAVMRDIGVVLEG; from the coding sequence ATGACACCCGTCATCCAGATTGAGGGCCTGAGCAAGACCTATCGCCGGCGCGGAAAGCCCGCGATAAAGGCGGTAGACGACCTCAGCCTGTCCGTGGACGGCGGGCAGATCTTTGGTTTCCTGGGGCCCAATGGTGCGGGCAAGACCACCACCATCAAGATGATCTGCGGGCTGGTGACGGCCGATGCCGGCGGCGTGTGGGTCAATGGCCACGATGTGGTGAGCGAGCGCAGCGCCGTCATGCGGGACATCGGGGTGGTGTTGGAGGG